TGCAGGTTAAAGGTGAGGGTGCGGCACCCCACCCCGGCGAACTGTTGTTGCTGACCGTGCCGGTGGTAACACCGGTGCCGTTACTGTGACAGTAGCTGTTTACGCACCACGATCCATTGTAATACATCGACGTCTCGCCAGGAGGGCCGGAAATATCATAGTTCCAGTTGCGGTGGTACCCCTGGCCGGTTATCGATGTGCCGTTGCTGGTGGTGGAGTAATGGCAGCGGTTACAGCTGAACTGATGCATCTGGTGCTTGTTGGCCTTGGGTGAGCCGTTGGCGTAGTTGGGCGGATAACTGTGACAGCCGGTGCATTTGCCGCTGTCCCCCCAGTTGGCGGAGCGGTAGACCCAGTTCTCAGTCACCACTTCGGTGCCGTCAGTGTGGCAGACGATGTTACTGCAGCTCCCCCCGGCAGCAGCAAAGCTGTAGCTGAAATACCATCCGTACGGGTCAGACAGGTCATAGGCGCCGTTAGCGTGCAGGTTGGGGTCGGTTATGGAAATACCGTCGCTGGTGGTACCGTAATGACAGAAGTTGCAGGAATAAGCAGTATGCCTCTGGTGTGCGTTAGCCTTGCTTGAATGGTTCTTGTAGGCCGGTGGATTGCTATGGCAGGCGGAGCAGAGCTGTCCGGAACTCCCCCATACGGGAGTGAGACTTGAGGCGACTCCGGTAGCCACCGAGGTTCCGTCGCTGTGGCAGGAAACATTGCTACACCTGCCAGGCGCCTGATCTGGACGCTGTGGAAAAGGCGAAGAGTGGTTACCGTAAATTGCCGGCCGCGTGAACGAAACTGATATCAAGCCGTTCCGGTGGTCGCTCTGGTAACTCCCGCTGCCTGGGTGGCAGGCTTCGCATGCCGAGGGGGTTGCCCCTTCGGACATATGCCTGCGGTGACTCCCCTGAAAACCGCCGGTCAGCGGATTCCGCACCGAATCATCAAGTGGCCGGTAATCGCCGCTTGTATCATCTATTTTAGTGCCGTGGCATTGATAACATTCGATTGCAAGGGCTTCGGCGGGGATGGAAACGGTGAAAAACAGCAGAACAGCGGCAAACAGCCGGATCAGGGCAGCAAAGATATTTATCATGAAAACTCCGGAACACGCATCAATACATAGGCTGCAGTCAGCTACAGCCCGGCATTAAAATTAACAATAGACAATTAAGCAATTTTCATGCCCCTCCCGAACAGGCCATTACACAAAAAAAGCCCCTGAGTCAGGGGCTTGGCAAACAGCTTATTTTATCTTTTTGGCTACTAATTGATGGTTATCTTCGCTTTTTCAATGATGACATTGTACTTGTAACCGCCCCCGAAATCCTTGTTGGTCTCGATCTTCCCTTTGACCGTGACGAGGTCACCTACAATCGGGATGTCATCAGAGGTGACCACCAGGTCATTGTCTGCAGTCATGTGGCTACCGGTGCCATCCTGCAGGTGAATCCAGTTCTTGTTCATGATGCCGGACGACACCTTGACCACTTTGGCATTGATCACCACCTGCTTGTTTTTTAGCTTGTCCTTTTTCTTGAAGACCTCGGCAATGGAGTAAGCGTTTTTCCCGGTGGCCTTCTTCACCTTGATCTTCTCGTCGGTGACTGCCACTGCGGCACCCATGCTCCCTGGTGAACGCTGATCCTTCTTCGCTTCCTTTGCCTTGCCGTCTTTACCCTTGGCAATACCATTGGAGAATACTACCTTTTCAAAAGTCCGCTTCAGAGTGGAACTCTGGAAATTGATCATCTCCATTCCCCCCTCGAATGTCAGCTGCTCACCAACGTTCACCTTCAACTCCGGCGCAGCCACCCAGACTTTTTCGCCATCGGCTTTTTTCAGCAGCACATAGCTGTATCCACCGCTGTTTATGGTCTGCACCACCCGTCCGGAGATGTCAGCCCCCTGAGCGGGAGACTGTGGGGCAGACTGCGGCGCAGCAGGAGCTGTCGAGGGGTTGGCAGAGTTCCACTGTGGCTGACCCATATTGCCGAAACCGAAGGCTGTGACCGGTACTATGCTTAGAGAAAGGGCGACTGCCATTAAAAGGCGTTTCATGTAAATCTCCTTGACGCAGGAATAGATTGGGATAACGTTCCAGTTATAAAGCAGCCGGCAAATATTGTCAAATTTAGGAGTGTGATATATGGGAGGCAAGATCAGGATCGGCATAAGCGCCTGCCTGCTTGGTGAAAAGGTCAGGTATGACGGCGGCCATAAGCACAACCGCTTTCTCACCGATACCCTTGGCATTATCTTCGACTTCGTACCGATTTGTCCCGAGGTGGAATGCGGCCTGCCGGTCCCCCGGGAAGCAATGCATCTTGAGGGTGACCCTGCTGCCCCGCGACTGGTGGTGACCAGCTCCGGGGCAGAACTGACTGCACAACTGCTTGAATACTGCGGGGTAAAGATCGAGAAATTGCGCAGGGAGGAGCTGTGCGGTTTCATTCTCAAGGCGCGCTCGCCAAGTTGCGGAATCTCCGGGGTAGCGGTTTCCAACAGGAAAAGCGCCCCCAGATCCGGGAGTGGTCTCTTTGCTGCGGCAGTGATCAGGGAGCTCCCGCTGCTGCCGGTAGAGAACGAGGAAAGGCTGGCCGACCCGGCTCTGCGGGCAAATTTCATGGAACGGGCGATCGCCATTCACAACTGGCAACAGTTTGCAAAGAATAGCCCGTCGCATG
This window of the Geoanaerobacter pelophilus genome carries:
- a CDS encoding YbgA family protein — its product is MGGKIRIGISACLLGEKVRYDGGHKHNRFLTDTLGIIFDFVPICPEVECGLPVPREAMHLEGDPAAPRLVVTSSGAELTAQLLEYCGVKIEKLRREELCGFILKARSPSCGISGVAVSNRKSAPRSGSGLFAAAVIRELPLLPVENEERLADPALRANFMERAIAIHNWQQFAKNSPSHGDLVAFHTRYKLQVMAHSIVIYREMGRLVATAMGHDREQLLMGYGKLLMRALAQQATPRKHVNVLQHVMGYFKKNLSGGEKQAIAATIESYRQGNIPLAAPLALLRQYAETYDQAWLKGQTYLNPNPLLELN
- a CDS encoding DNA-binding protein; the protein is MKRLLMAVALSLSIVPVTAFGFGNMGQPQWNSANPSTAPAAPQSAPQSPAQGADISGRVVQTINSGGYSYVLLKKADGEKVWVAAPELKVNVGEQLTFEGGMEMINFQSSTLKRTFEKVVFSNGIAKGKDGKAKEAKKDQRSPGSMGAAVAVTDEKIKVKKATGKNAYSIAEVFKKKDKLKNKQVVINAKVVKVSSGIMNKNWIHLQDGTGSHMTADNDLVVTSDDIPIVGDLVTVKGKIETNKDFGGGYKYNVIIEKAKITIN